TAACACCCAATATATGTATACGAGCGTATAGAACCCTTTCCATATCATCTTTATATCTTATGATTCCAATAGCGGTTAGAATGACCAGAACTGCTGCTACGAGAAGTATTATTGATTTTATAATGGTAATTATATCATCCACGGGCATACCCCCTTAAG
This DNA window, taken from Methanobacterium subterraneum, encodes the following:
- a CDS encoding cation:proton antiporter (subunit G of antiporter complex involved in resistance to high concentrations of Na+, K+, Li+ and/or alkali), translated to MDDIITIIKSIILLVAAVLVILTAIGIIRYKDDMERVLYARIHILGVIDVACMVSLLVLGEPLLAGVYFILTPFASHAIANGYYYGEDKR